The Globicephala melas chromosome 20, mGloMel1.2, whole genome shotgun sequence genome contains a region encoding:
- the CD79B gene encoding B-cell antigen receptor complex-associated protein beta chain isoform X3, translated as MAGPALCPGLSSWLVPLLLLLSAGETVLEAKTEALYRNPKGFSTLAQLKRRNTLKDGIIMIQTLLIILFIIVPIFLLLDKDDSKAGMEEDHTYEGLDIDQTATYEDIVTLRTGEVKWSVGEHPGQE; from the exons ATGGCGGGGCCGGCGCTGTGTCCCGGGCTCAGCAGCTGGTTGGTGCCTCTGCTGCTGCTCCTTTCAG CAGGTGAGACGGTGCTGGAGGCCAAAACAGAGGCGCTTTACCGGAATCCCAAAG GGTTCAGCACCTTGGCGCAGCTGAAGCGGCGGAACACGCTGAAAGATGGCATCATCATGATCCAGACCCTGCTCATCATCCTCTTCATCATCGTGCCCATCTTCCTGCTGCTGGACAAG GATGACAGCAAGGCCGGGATGGAGGAAGATCACACCTATGAG GGCCTGGACATTGACCAGACAGCCACTTACGAGGATATAGTGACGCTGCGGACAGGAGAGGTGAAGTGGTCGGTGGGTGAACACCCAGGCCAGGAGTGA
- the LOC115845417 gene encoding somatotropin yields the protein MLLAFALLCLPWTQEVGAFPAMPLSSLFANAVLRAQHLHQLAADTYKEFERAYIPEGQRYSIQNTQAAFCFSETIPAPTGKDEAQQRSDVELLRFSLLLIQSWLGPVQFLSRVFTNSLVFGTSDRVYEKLKDLEEGIQALMRELEDGSPRAGQILKQTYDKFDTNMRSDDALLKNYGLLSCFKKDLHKAETYLRVMKCRRFVESSCAF from the exons ATGCTCCTGGCTTTCGCCCTGCTCTGCCTGCCCTGGACTCAGGAGGTGGGCGCCTTCCCAGCCATGCCTTTGTCCAGCCTGTTTGCCAACGCTGTGCTCCGGGCCCAGCACCTGCACCAACTGGCGGCTGACACCTACAAAGAGTTT GAGCGCGCGTACATCCCGGAGGGACAGAGATACTCCATCCAGAACACCCAGGCTGCCTTCTGCTTCTCGGAGACCATCCCAGCCCCCACAGGCAAGGACGAGGCGCAGCAGAGATCG GACGTGGAGCTGCTCCGCTTCTCGCTGCTGCTCATCCAGTCGTGGCTCGGGCCCGTGCAGTTCCTCAGCAGGGTCTTCACCAACAGCCTGGTGTTTGGCACCTCGGACCGCGTCTATGAGAAGCTGAAGGACCTGGAGGAGGGCATCCAGGCCCTGATGCGG GAGCTGGAAGATGGCAGCCCCCGGGCTGGGCAGATCCTCAAGCAGACCTACGACAAATTTGACACAAACATGCGCAGTGATGACGCGCTGCTCAAGAACTACGGGCTGCTCTCCTGCTTCAAGAAGGACCTGCACAAAGCTGAGACGTACCTGCGGGTCATGAAGTGTCGCCGCTTCGTGGAGAGCAGCTGTGCCTTCTAG
- the CD79B gene encoding B-cell antigen receptor complex-associated protein beta chain isoform X1 — MAGPALCPGLSSWLVPLLLLLSAGETVLEAKTEALYRNPKGGSCSQIWQHPRFVAKKRGSMVEIKCRLEDSGSVSWLRKQEADSEAKLLLPEKGRILQTHNSSEATLVIQDVQFPDNGIYFCEVECSQMPPRTERGCGTELRVMGFSTLAQLKRRNTLKDGIIMIQTLLIILFIIVPIFLLLDKDDSKAGMEEDHTYEGLDIDQTATYEDIVTLRTGEVKWSVGEHPGQE; from the exons ATGGCGGGGCCGGCGCTGTGTCCCGGGCTCAGCAGCTGGTTGGTGCCTCTGCTGCTGCTCCTTTCAG CAGGTGAGACGGTGCTGGAGGCCAAAACAGAGGCGCTTTACCGGAATCCCAAAG GAGGCTCGTGTTCCCAGATCTGGCAGCACCCACGTTTCGTGGCCAAGAAACGGGGCTCCATGGTGGAAATCAAGTGCCGCCTGGAGGACTCCGGCAGCGTGAGCTGGCTCCGGAAGCAGGAGGCGGACTCGGAGGCCAAGCTACTCCTCCCCGAAAAGGGCCGCATCCTCCAGACCCACAACAGCAGCGAGGCCACGCTCGTCATCCAGGACGTCCAGTTCCCGGACAACGGCATCTACTTCTGCGAGGTGGAGTGCTCGCAGATGCCCCCAAGGACAGAGCGCGGCTGTGGCACCGAGCTTCGGGTCATGG GGTTCAGCACCTTGGCGCAGCTGAAGCGGCGGAACACGCTGAAAGATGGCATCATCATGATCCAGACCCTGCTCATCATCCTCTTCATCATCGTGCCCATCTTCCTGCTGCTGGACAAG GATGACAGCAAGGCCGGGATGGAGGAAGATCACACCTATGAG GGCCTGGACATTGACCAGACAGCCACTTACGAGGATATAGTGACGCTGCGGACAGGAGAGGTGAAGTGGTCGGTGGGTGAACACCCAGGCCAGGAGTGA
- the CD79B gene encoding B-cell antigen receptor complex-associated protein beta chain isoform X2 has protein sequence MAGPALCPGLSSWLVPLLLLLSGETVLEAKTEALYRNPKGGSCSQIWQHPRFVAKKRGSMVEIKCRLEDSGSVSWLRKQEADSEAKLLLPEKGRILQTHNSSEATLVIQDVQFPDNGIYFCEVECSQMPPRTERGCGTELRVMGFSTLAQLKRRNTLKDGIIMIQTLLIILFIIVPIFLLLDKDDSKAGMEEDHTYEGLDIDQTATYEDIVTLRTGEVKWSVGEHPGQE, from the exons ATGGCGGGGCCGGCGCTGTGTCCCGGGCTCAGCAGCTGGTTGGTGCCTCTGCTGCTGCTCCTTTCAG GTGAGACGGTGCTGGAGGCCAAAACAGAGGCGCTTTACCGGAATCCCAAAG GAGGCTCGTGTTCCCAGATCTGGCAGCACCCACGTTTCGTGGCCAAGAAACGGGGCTCCATGGTGGAAATCAAGTGCCGCCTGGAGGACTCCGGCAGCGTGAGCTGGCTCCGGAAGCAGGAGGCGGACTCGGAGGCCAAGCTACTCCTCCCCGAAAAGGGCCGCATCCTCCAGACCCACAACAGCAGCGAGGCCACGCTCGTCATCCAGGACGTCCAGTTCCCGGACAACGGCATCTACTTCTGCGAGGTGGAGTGCTCGCAGATGCCCCCAAGGACAGAGCGCGGCTGTGGCACCGAGCTTCGGGTCATGG GGTTCAGCACCTTGGCGCAGCTGAAGCGGCGGAACACGCTGAAAGATGGCATCATCATGATCCAGACCCTGCTCATCATCCTCTTCATCATCGTGCCCATCTTCCTGCTGCTGGACAAG GATGACAGCAAGGCCGGGATGGAGGAAGATCACACCTATGAG GGCCTGGACATTGACCAGACAGCCACTTACGAGGATATAGTGACGCTGCGGACAGGAGAGGTGAAGTGGTCGGTGGGTGAACACCCAGGCCAGGAGTGA
- the CD79B gene encoding B-cell antigen receptor complex-associated protein beta chain isoform X4, whose amino-acid sequence MAGPALCPGLSSWLVPLLLLLSGETVLEAKTEALYRNPKGFSTLAQLKRRNTLKDGIIMIQTLLIILFIIVPIFLLLDKDDSKAGMEEDHTYEGLDIDQTATYEDIVTLRTGEVKWSVGEHPGQE is encoded by the exons ATGGCGGGGCCGGCGCTGTGTCCCGGGCTCAGCAGCTGGTTGGTGCCTCTGCTGCTGCTCCTTTCAG GTGAGACGGTGCTGGAGGCCAAAACAGAGGCGCTTTACCGGAATCCCAAAG GGTTCAGCACCTTGGCGCAGCTGAAGCGGCGGAACACGCTGAAAGATGGCATCATCATGATCCAGACCCTGCTCATCATCCTCTTCATCATCGTGCCCATCTTCCTGCTGCTGGACAAG GATGACAGCAAGGCCGGGATGGAGGAAGATCACACCTATGAG GGCCTGGACATTGACCAGACAGCCACTTACGAGGATATAGTGACGCTGCGGACAGGAGAGGTGAAGTGGTCGGTGGGTGAACACCCAGGCCAGGAGTGA